In Streptococcus uberis, a single window of DNA contains:
- the comGE gene encoding competence type IV pilus minor pilin ComGE, which produces MGIIKNEDIKAYILLESLIALAIMVFIVSLLLSALKESQKDIALMRHKEEVMATGLMAIQTKQRQLELNDCHVTINSDQGGLSILENDQEILKISRLSN; this is translated from the coding sequence GTGGGAATTATCAAAAACGAAGACATTAAAGCTTATATCCTATTAGAAAGTCTTATAGCTCTTGCCATTATGGTTTTTATCGTCTCATTACTTTTATCGGCATTAAAAGAGTCTCAAAAGGATATTGCCCTTATGAGGCATAAGGAGGAAGTTATGGCAACAGGGCTTATGGCTATCCAAACCAAGCAGAGACAACTGGAACTAAATGATTGTCATGTTACCATAAATAGTGATCAAGGAGGACTCTCAATTTTAGAAAATGATCAAGAAATACTCAAAATTAGTCGCTTGTCCAACTAA
- a CDS encoding phage holin family protein, whose protein sequence is MTNDITPNVALTDLFVNMKDVFQSPVFQFFIFLLVVDILTGYSKAFKTKKFDSKIGTNGMLRHLIVTITIIAVGVFARVFDYQLVSVSYCMFYIWTYAYSILENWEVLGWGFPPQLKPFVNQMKKQSDQKVADVLKVDTLKVVNPEVSAERIKKGE, encoded by the coding sequence ATGACAAATGATATTACACCAAACGTTGCACTAACAGACTTATTCGTTAACATGAAAGATGTTTTTCAAAGTCCTGTTTTTCAGTTTTTTATTTTCTTATTAGTAGTTGACATTTTAACAGGATATTCTAAAGCTTTTAAAACAAAGAAATTTGACAGCAAGATAGGCACAAACGGAATGCTACGGCATTTAATTGTAACTATCACTATTATTGCTGTTGGAGTTTTTGCTCGTGTTTTTGACTATCAATTGGTCTCAGTTTCTTATTGTATGTTTTATATCTGGACTTATGCTTACTCAATTTTGGAAAATTGGGAAGTATTAGGGTGGGGGTTCCCACCACAACTTAAACCATTTGTAAATCAAATGAAAAAACAAAGTGATCAGAAAGTAGCAGATGTATTAAAAGTTGATACTTTGAAAGTAGTTAATCCTGAAGTATCTGCTGAGCGAATAAAAAAGGGGGAATAA
- a CDS encoding CPBP family intramembrane glutamic endopeptidase — METVLTKLKWLFMAIGILVVEQAPMLFMKKGQPLWQVIALTGVMLLVVLASLWIAQKLGFFAKDQEKAHDNAILWIGLGFVALTAVKLFGGILLYLQHGADANTVNQAALEKAGLHPILLFTLAAIVAPVVEELIFRGLLFGKLFGHKSIIGLLFSSFLFGLIHMPSDFGSWFIYGGMGLVLGFVYYKTDKLHYTMWIHFLNNGIAVVLMLIMQQMT; from the coding sequence ATGGAAACAGTATTAACAAAGTTAAAATGGCTTTTCATGGCCATTGGGATTCTAGTTGTGGAGCAAGCTCCCATGCTATTCATGAAAAAAGGGCAACCTCTTTGGCAGGTCATCGCTTTGACTGGTGTCATGCTTTTGGTTGTTCTAGCTTCCTTATGGATAGCCCAAAAATTGGGTTTCTTCGCTAAAGATCAAGAGAAAGCCCACGACAATGCCATCCTATGGATTGGCTTAGGTTTTGTAGCCTTAACGGCGGTTAAACTCTTTGGTGGCATTCTTCTTTACTTGCAACATGGTGCAGATGCCAATACGGTCAATCAAGCAGCCCTTGAAAAAGCAGGACTTCATCCAATCCTTCTCTTTACCTTAGCGGCCATTGTTGCGCCGGTAGTAGAGGAGCTCATATTCCGAGGCTTACTCTTTGGAAAACTCTTTGGACACAAGTCCATCATAGGCTTGCTTTTCAGTAGTTTTCTCTTCGGCCTCATTCACATGCCTTCTGATTTTGGTTCTTGGTTTATTTATGGTGGAATGGGCCTTGTCCTAGGTTTTGTTTATTACAAGACCGACAAATTGCATTACACCATGTGGATCCATTTCCTCAATAACGGCATAGCTGTGGTCTTAATGTTAATCATGCAACAAATGACGTAA
- a CDS encoding helix-turn-helix transcriptional regulator, producing the protein MDNRIQELRKEHKISQAELAEAMEVTRQTIISLEKGRYNASLELAFKLATYFNLSIEDIFIYKESGY; encoded by the coding sequence ATGGACAATCGAATACAGGAACTCCGCAAAGAGCATAAAATTAGTCAAGCTGAATTAGCAGAGGCCATGGAAGTGACACGGCAGACCATCATTTCGCTCGAAAAAGGTCGCTATAATGCTTCCTTGGAACTAGCTTTTAAGCTAGCAACCTATTTTAATCTTAGTATTGAAGACATTTTTATATATAAAGAAAGCGGGTATTAA
- the pepA gene encoding glutamyl aminopeptidase, with amino-acid sequence MSELFSKIKEVTELDGIAGYEHTVRDYLRQKISPLVDRVETDGLGGIFGIKDSQAEDAPRIMVAAHMDEVGFMLSHINPNGSFSVVGIGGWNPLVVSSQRFTLYTRAGKAIPVVSGSVPPHFLRGGAGQQLPKVEDIPFDGGFADKAEAEAFGIAPGDIIVPQSETILTANQKNIISKAWDNRYGLLMVTELLEHLKDLSLNNTLIAGANVQEEVGLRGAHVSTTKFDPELFFAVDCSPAGDIYGNQGAIGQGTLIRFYDPGHIMLKDMRDFLLTTAEEAGIKYQYYCAKGGTDAGVAHLKNHGIPSTTIGVCARYIHSHQSLYAMDDFLQAQAFLQAIVKKLDRSTVDLIKKY; translated from the coding sequence ATGTCAGAACTATTTTCTAAAATTAAAGAAGTAACCGAATTAGACGGCATTGCCGGATACGAACACACTGTTAGAGACTATTTGCGTCAGAAAATAAGTCCCTTAGTTGACCGTGTTGAAACAGATGGCTTGGGAGGCATTTTTGGGATTAAAGACAGTCAGGCCGAGGATGCTCCGCGAATTATGGTTGCTGCTCATATGGATGAGGTTGGCTTTATGCTAAGCCATATTAATCCCAATGGCAGTTTCTCCGTTGTTGGTATTGGTGGTTGGAATCCCCTTGTGGTAAGTTCCCAACGCTTCACCCTTTACACACGCGCTGGTAAAGCCATTCCTGTCGTTTCTGGCTCTGTTCCGCCACATTTCCTTCGCGGAGGGGCTGGCCAACAATTGCCAAAAGTTGAGGATATTCCTTTTGACGGTGGTTTTGCCGACAAGGCTGAAGCTGAAGCTTTTGGAATAGCTCCTGGAGATATTATTGTCCCACAATCCGAGACAATACTAACTGCTAACCAAAAAAATATCATTTCCAAAGCCTGGGACAATCGTTATGGACTTCTAATGGTCACTGAGTTGCTAGAGCACTTAAAAGACCTATCTCTAAATAACACCTTAATTGCTGGCGCTAACGTGCAAGAAGAAGTGGGATTACGAGGAGCTCATGTCTCTACCACAAAATTTGATCCAGAGCTCTTTTTTGCAGTGGATTGTTCCCCTGCTGGAGATATTTATGGTAATCAAGGAGCCATTGGACAAGGGACACTCATTAGATTCTATGATCCTGGTCATATTATGTTAAAAGACATGCGTGATTTTCTCTTGACCACTGCTGAGGAAGCCGGCATTAAATATCAGTATTACTGCGCTAAAGGTGGTACAGATGCTGGGGTCGCTCATTTGAAAAACCATGGTATTCCGTCAACCACAATTGGCGTTTGTGCACGTTATATTCACTCTCATCAAAGCCTCTACGCTATGGATGATTTCTTACAAGCACAAGCCTTCCTTCAAGCCATTGTGAAGAAACTTGACCGTTCAACCGTTGATTTAATCAAAAAGTACTAG
- the proC gene encoding pyrroline-5-carboxylate reductase — translation MKIGFIGVGKMATAIIQGLKTTSHDIIISGSSLERSKEIGQKLEVDYAQNHQELIDQSDFVILGIKPQLYETVLAPLSFKQPVMSMAAGVTIARLEELIGNHVPLFRIMPNMNAQILKSTTALTHNDLVDPALLQAVREMVESFGSCFNITEKDFDTFTALAGSSPAYIFLFIEAMAKAGVKHGIAKETALEIVSQTVQASALQLLQGQDSPHTLIDKICSPGGTTIAGLMELERTGLTHAVSSAIDKTIEKAKTL, via the coding sequence ATGAAAATAGGATTTATCGGTGTTGGTAAAATGGCAACAGCTATCATCCAAGGCCTTAAAACGACAAGTCATGACATTATCATTTCTGGATCCTCCCTAGAACGTTCCAAAGAAATAGGTCAGAAGCTGGAAGTGGATTATGCCCAAAACCACCAAGAGCTTATTGACCAATCTGATTTTGTCATTTTAGGCATTAAACCCCAACTTTATGAAACAGTTCTGGCTCCCCTAAGCTTCAAACAACCCGTCATGTCCATGGCCGCTGGGGTTACCATAGCTCGTCTTGAAGAACTCATCGGAAACCATGTCCCTCTCTTTCGAATTATGCCAAACATGAATGCCCAAATTTTAAAAAGCACTACCGCTTTAACCCATAACGACTTAGTGGACCCCGCACTCCTACAAGCTGTTAGGGAAATGGTTGAAAGTTTCGGTTCTTGCTTCAACATTACTGAGAAAGACTTTGATACCTTCACCGCCTTGGCAGGATCCAGTCCAGCCTACATTTTCCTTTTCATTGAGGCTATGGCCAAAGCGGGCGTTAAACATGGTATCGCAAAAGAAACTGCCTTGGAAATTGTCAGTCAAACTGTACAGGCTAGCGCTTTACAATTATTACAGGGCCAAGATAGCCCTCATACACTGATTGATAAAATTTGCAGTCCCGGGGGCACAACGATCGCAGGCCTTATGGAACTTGAACGGACTGGCTTGACGCATGCTGTCAGCTCTGCTATTGACAAAACCATCGAAAAAGCCAAAACATTATAA
- the comGD gene encoding competence type IV pilus minor pilin ComGD, producing the protein MTIIKNIMTRVQYYQSKAFTLAESLLCLAVTTFTILLLSSSLAGVYESVERELFFISFEHFYRHCQKMSVLKQEESALHFTAHRITYGQRELVIPDHIRLLNQGTIPFNKTGGSHSLARIEWQTPREKMTYQLNLGSGNYQKRRH; encoded by the coding sequence ATGACTATTATCAAAAACATAATGACGAGAGTCCAATACTATCAAAGTAAAGCCTTCACCCTTGCGGAGAGTCTGCTCTGTCTGGCAGTGACGACCTTTACCATTCTGTTGCTAAGTAGCTCTCTGGCGGGTGTTTATGAAAGTGTGGAAAGAGAGTTGTTTTTCATTTCCTTTGAACATTTTTATCGCCATTGTCAAAAAATGAGTGTTTTAAAACAAGAAGAAAGTGCTTTGCACTTTACAGCACATCGTATCACATATGGTCAGCGAGAATTAGTGATTCCAGATCATATTCGATTGTTAAATCAAGGGACTATCCCTTTTAACAAAACAGGTGGTAGTCATTCCTTAGCAAGAATTGAGTGGCAAACACCAAGGGAGAAAATGACATATCAGCTAAACTTGGGGAGTGGGAATTATCAAAAACGAAGACATTAA
- a CDS encoding peptidoglycan amidohydrolase family protein, which yields MTDSILEMRRLQSIPVKYDMGDRYGNDADRDGRIEMDCSSAVSKALGISMTNNTESLQSVLPTIGYPKIFDAVDGTFDMQAYDVIIWAPRDGSSSLGAFGHVLIATSPTTAIHCNYGSDGITENDYNYIWDLNGRPREIVFRKGSSTTVQSAPQSDFDKELAVEARLEKSNQPYYEATLSEDYFVEAGPTITAKDKEFLRAGTRVRVYEKLNGWSRINHPESAQWVEDSYLIDATDM from the coding sequence ATGACAGATAGTATATTAGAAATGCGTAGATTACAATCAATTCCTGTTAAATACGATATGGGAGACAGGTACGGAAATGATGCTGATCGTGATGGTAGGATTGAGATGGACTGCTCATCTGCGGTCTCTAAAGCTCTTGGCATCAGTATGACAAACAACACAGAAAGCTTGCAATCTGTACTACCTACAATTGGATATCCTAAGATTTTTGATGCGGTTGATGGCACTTTTGATATGCAAGCTTATGATGTCATTATTTGGGCGCCACGTGACGGTTCTAGCTCGTTAGGAGCTTTCGGGCATGTACTAATTGCGACAAGTCCAACAACGGCAATCCATTGCAATTATGGATCGGACGGAATAACTGAAAATGATTATAATTATATTTGGGATTTAAACGGTCGGCCTCGTGAAATTGTCTTTAGGAAAGGTTCTTCTACTACTGTTCAATCAGCACCTCAGTCTGATTTTGATAAAGAGCTAGCCGTTGAGGCTCGACTGGAGAAATCTAATCAACCTTACTACGAAGCTACGCTATCTGAAGATTACTTTGTAGAGGCAGGTCCTACAATTACTGCAAAAGACAAAGAATTCTTGCGAGCAGGAACACGTGTTAGAGTGTACGAAAAACTTAACGGTTGGTCACGAATTAATCATCCAGAGTCTGCACAATGGGTTGAAGATAGTTATCTTATTGACGCAACAGATATGTAA
- the comGG gene encoding competence type IV pilus minor pilin ComGG: MILKKTVKGGILLYAILMTSIFLLLVQVYLKQMEAYKSEFRAQRLHAQAHMMAEWVHSYAEKDKDAIAFREGDAQYQKKDQMLEVIISLKDGQKYRFNYPLTDDKKAQERNDETKEKAS, encoded by the coding sequence ATGATTTTAAAGAAAACCGTTAAAGGGGGAATTTTACTTTATGCTATCTTAATGACATCCATATTTCTCTTACTGGTGCAAGTATACTTGAAACAGATGGAAGCTTATAAGAGTGAATTTCGGGCCCAGAGATTACATGCTCAAGCACATATGATGGCAGAATGGGTCCACAGCTATGCAGAGAAAGACAAGGATGCTATTGCATTTAGGGAAGGTGACGCCCAATATCAGAAAAAGGATCAAATGCTTGAGGTCATCATTTCACTCAAAGATGGGCAAAAGTATCGTTTTAACTATCCTTTAACAGATGACAAGAAAGCGCAGGAAAGAAATGATGAGACGAAGGAAAAAGCTTCTTAG
- the comGC gene encoding competence type IV pilus major pilin ComGC — protein MLMVLLIISVLMLLFIPNLSKQKEKVTDKGNAAVVKIVENQAELYELNEGKKPSLSELVQKGNISDKQQKAYNDYYQKHNDESPILSK, from the coding sequence ATGCTAATGGTCCTTCTGATCATCAGCGTGCTCATGCTCTTATTTATTCCCAATTTAAGCAAGCAAAAAGAAAAGGTAACAGATAAAGGAAATGCTGCAGTTGTGAAAATTGTAGAAAATCAAGCGGAGCTCTATGAATTGAATGAAGGGAAAAAACCTAGCTTAAGTGAGCTAGTACAAAAAGGAAATATTAGTGACAAACAACAAAAAGCTTATAATGACTATTATCAAAAACATAATGACGAGAGTCCAATACTATCAAAGTAA
- a CDS encoding DUF859 domain-containing protein, producing the protein MAEFWSNNDRGYRIRLWIDQTSQSISGNSSQVRVRLALLNTTTTFAQYSCSAYVDLNGQRLNWSGSPNMTSYNSTIMLIDQTITVGHNADGTKTFGLVASFSGSGGWSPGTLTIGGNSFTLTTIPRSSSVSVGAGVIGSAITININRQSSSFKHTVRYAWGSKSGTIASGVDTSTTWTIPLDFASDIPNSTSGNGTIYVDTYSGSTLTGTQSTTLTASVPDSIKPTFSGVSLSDLNTAAQNLIPGNTFIQIISNIKVNFSGEAGSYGSSITGYKAEIVGKNQTTNVNGGTLGIMNYNGTVTIRASVSDSRGRWSDTRDVSVTVLEYFAPALSFSIARTGLTSSTFTVTRNAKVASLTVGGSQKNTMTLSFKVAKLGTTTYTEDTGAASGTWTSLSNLTNSQANMAGSYVGNQSWVVIGTLSDKFTQTEFAVNVATESVVFSYDRSGIGVNKIRERGVIDAQGDVYVGGNIFANGKQIQQLMLTTNDGTQITIAGDLNNYKTTGFYMGSNTNLTNLPPAVSGSHTWHHIIVQRYSHQYVLQQSVDFNGVITAFRVCRSGTWQGWQYLTQSTHPNLVNTGWISTGVSGVYYKRTGDLVTVKMEVTTTANANMDIGKVPSSLVPPNGLMLRVTAWTTDHLFGRNLQIGAEGGMTLITTGRGDLFRTQVSWLI; encoded by the coding sequence ATGGCTGAATTTTGGTCAAATAATGACCGTGGATACCGTATTCGTCTATGGATAGACCAAACCTCTCAAAGTATTTCAGGAAATAGTAGTCAGGTTAGAGTAAGACTTGCCTTGCTTAATACAACAACTACTTTTGCACAGTATAGTTGTTCTGCATATGTTGACCTAAATGGTCAGCGGTTGAATTGGTCAGGTAGTCCAAATATGACCAGCTACAACTCTACAATCATGCTGATAGACCAAACTATCACAGTTGGTCACAATGCAGATGGTACTAAGACTTTTGGACTGGTGGCAAGTTTCTCAGGTAGCGGTGGTTGGTCTCCTGGAACATTAACTATCGGTGGTAATTCATTTACACTTACTACTATCCCACGCTCTAGCTCTGTTAGTGTTGGTGCTGGCGTTATTGGCAGTGCTATCACTATAAACATCAATAGACAAAGTTCTAGCTTCAAGCATACTGTCCGCTATGCTTGGGGAAGTAAGTCAGGAACCATTGCAAGTGGTGTGGATACTTCTACCACTTGGACTATTCCTCTTGATTTTGCTAGTGACATCCCAAACTCTACCAGTGGTAACGGCACTATCTATGTTGATACTTATTCAGGAAGCACACTGACAGGTACACAGTCAACAACACTGACAGCAAGTGTTCCAGATAGTATAAAACCAACATTTTCAGGAGTTTCACTATCCGATTTGAACACGGCAGCTCAAAATCTAATACCAGGTAACACCTTTATTCAGATTATCTCTAACATCAAGGTCAATTTTAGCGGTGAGGCTGGGTCTTATGGCTCATCTATCACTGGATACAAAGCTGAGATAGTTGGTAAGAACCAAACAACCAATGTGAACGGTGGAACCTTGGGCATTATGAACTATAACGGTACCGTCACTATCAGGGCAAGTGTTTCTGATAGTCGTGGTCGTTGGTCTGATACTAGAGATGTCTCAGTTACAGTGCTTGAGTACTTTGCTCCAGCACTTAGTTTTAGTATTGCTAGAACTGGCTTAACCTCTAGCACATTTACGGTGACAAGAAATGCTAAAGTGGCCTCTCTAACAGTTGGAGGTAGCCAAAAAAACACTATGACCCTCTCATTTAAAGTTGCTAAGTTAGGGACTACAACCTACACTGAAGATACAGGAGCGGCTTCTGGTACATGGACTAGTTTATCTAATCTGACAAACTCGCAGGCTAATATGGCTGGCAGCTATGTAGGTAATCAATCATGGGTTGTCATTGGGACACTTTCTGACAAATTTACTCAGACAGAGTTTGCTGTCAATGTTGCTACGGAAAGCGTGGTTTTTTCTTATGACCGTTCAGGTATCGGCGTTAACAAAATTAGGGAACGCGGTGTTATCGACGCTCAGGGTGATGTATATGTTGGCGGTAACATTTTTGCTAATGGCAAGCAAATTCAACAATTAATGCTTACAACAAATGACGGAACTCAAATAACAATAGCCGGTGATCTTAATAATTATAAGACCACCGGTTTTTATATGGGTAGTAATACAAACCTGACCAATCTGCCACCGGCAGTTTCTGGGTCACACACTTGGCATCATATCATAGTCCAACGGTACAGTCACCAATATGTGTTACAACAATCCGTTGATTTCAATGGTGTTATTACTGCATTTAGGGTTTGTCGTTCCGGCACTTGGCAAGGTTGGCAATATCTAACGCAAAGCACACACCCGAATCTGGTAAATACAGGCTGGATTTCAACTGGCGTGAGCGGTGTCTACTATAAGCGGACAGGCGATTTAGTCACTGTTAAAATGGAAGTGACAACAACAGCAAATGCTAACATGGATATTGGTAAGGTTCCATCATCACTTGTTCCTCCAAATGGTCTAATGTTACGTGTTACCGCATGGACAACAGACCATTTATTTGGTCGTAATTTACAAATAGGGGCTGAAGGTGGAATGACACTCATAACGACAGGCAGAGGCGATTTATTCAGAACACAAGTATCTTGGTTAATTTAA
- a CDS encoding DUF1366 domain-containing protein has translation MAVNLPFEYVRKSLNYDASGSPSELVVYLNVNGQETPFFLSTEHEKKTNTELFDLVMESIYQVNFPMRAENEKFNLLGTKIAEVDKATEESKKATEDLIAQTEKTKQELQDKIDNAVVELTTLITSSLSGTA, from the coding sequence ATGGCAGTAAATTTACCGTTCGAATACGTTCGGAAGTCTTTAAACTATGACGCTAGCGGTTCGCCGTCTGAATTAGTAGTATATCTAAATGTAAACGGCCAGGAAACGCCGTTTTTCTTATCGACCGAACATGAGAAAAAAACTAATACAGAATTATTTGATTTAGTGATGGAGTCAATCTATCAAGTCAATTTTCCCATGAGAGCTGAAAATGAAAAATTCAACTTACTTGGCACTAAAATCGCAGAAGTTGATAAGGCTACCGAAGAGTCAAAAAAAGCAACTGAAGATTTAATAGCTCAAACTGAAAAAACTAAGCAAGAGTTGCAAGATAAAATTGATAATGCAGTTGTAGAGCTTACAACTCTAATCACTTCTAGTCTATCTGGTACTGCTTAA
- a CDS encoding class I SAM-dependent methyltransferase: MNFEKIEKAYELILENAQLIENDLKTHIYDALIEQNSFYLGSPGASDHVVKNNEALAALSLSKEEWRRAFQFVFIKAGQTEQLQANHQFTPDSIAFILLFLLEELSSNDTLDILEIGSGTGNLAQTLLNNSKKSLDYLGIELDDLLIDLSASIAEIIGSSARFIQEDAVRPQILKESDVIISDLPVGYYPNDDIARRYQVASPNEHTYAHHLLMEQSLKYLKQGGYALFLVPSNLLTSQQSDLLKKWLTDYAQVMALVTLPETLFGHPSNAKSILVLQKKAEKVGETFVYPLTDLQNPENIRHFRTEFKKWKQDNVFS; the protein is encoded by the coding sequence ATGAACTTTGAAAAAATTGAAAAAGCTTACGAGCTAATATTGGAAAATGCCCAATTAATTGAAAATGATTTAAAAACTCACATTTATGATGCCTTAATCGAGCAAAATTCTTTTTATTTAGGTAGCCCAGGTGCTAGTGACCATGTTGTAAAAAACAATGAAGCGTTAGCCGCCTTGTCTTTAAGCAAGGAAGAATGGCGGAGAGCCTTTCAGTTTGTCTTCATTAAAGCTGGTCAGACGGAACAATTACAAGCCAACCATCAGTTTACTCCTGACAGTATTGCCTTTATTCTCTTATTTTTGTTAGAAGAATTGAGTTCAAATGATACCTTGGATATTCTAGAAATTGGAAGTGGTACTGGAAACTTAGCCCAAACTCTTCTAAACAATAGCAAGAAATCATTGGATTATCTAGGGATTGAATTGGATGATTTGTTGATTGATTTATCCGCAAGTATTGCTGAGATTATAGGATCTTCAGCACGTTTTATTCAAGAAGATGCTGTGCGACCTCAAATCTTAAAAGAAAGTGATGTGATCATCAGTGATTTGCCAGTGGGCTATTACCCGAATGATGACATAGCAAGACGCTACCAAGTGGCCAGTCCAAATGAGCACACTTATGCCCATCATTTATTGATGGAACAGTCATTGAAATACCTTAAACAAGGTGGCTATGCTCTATTCTTGGTGCCAAGTAATTTACTGACAAGCCAGCAAAGTGATTTGTTAAAAAAATGGTTGACAGATTATGCGCAGGTCATGGCTCTTGTTACTTTGCCTGAAACGCTTTTTGGGCATCCTTCAAATGCAAAATCGATTTTAGTTCTCCAAAAGAAAGCTGAAAAAGTGGGTGAAACCTTTGTTTATCCTCTAACTGATCTTCAAAATCCAGAAAACATTCGTCATTTCAGGACAGAATTTAAAAAGTGGAAACAAGATAATGTTTTTTCATAA
- a CDS encoding acetate kinase, with the protein MSKTIAINAGSSSLKWQLYQMPEETVLAQGIIERIGLKDSISTVKFNGNKEEQVTDIPDHTTAVKILLNDLIHLNIISAYDEITGVGHRIVAGGEYFTDSVLVDEKVIEQVEELSALAPLHNPGAAAGIRAFREILPDITSVCVFDNAFHMTMQKHTYLYPIPQKYYTEHKVRKYGAHGTSHKYVAQEAAKMLGRPLEELKLITAHIGNGVSITANYHGQSVDTSMGFTPLAGPMMGTRSGDIDPAIIPYIIERDPELKDAADAINMLNKKSGLGGVSGISSDMRDIEAGLQEKNPDAVLAYNIFIDRIKKFIGQYFAVLNGADALVFTAGMGENAPLMRQDVIKGMSWFGMEIDPEKNVFGYRGDISTPNSKVKVLVISTDEELCIARDVERLKK; encoded by the coding sequence ATGTCAAAAACAATTGCAATTAATGCCGGTAGTTCGAGTCTTAAATGGCAACTTTATCAAATGCCAGAAGAAACTGTTCTTGCACAAGGAATAATTGAACGTATTGGATTAAAAGATTCTATTTCAACGGTTAAATTTAATGGCAATAAAGAAGAGCAAGTTACGGATATTCCAGATCATACAACAGCTGTTAAAATCTTATTAAATGATTTGATTCATTTGAATATCATTTCAGCCTATGATGAAATTACTGGTGTTGGACACCGTATCGTTGCGGGTGGTGAGTATTTCACAGATTCTGTTCTAGTTGACGAAAAAGTTATTGAACAAGTAGAAGAACTTTCAGCATTGGCTCCGTTACATAATCCGGGTGCAGCTGCAGGAATTCGCGCTTTCCGTGAAATTTTACCTGATATCACAAGTGTTTGTGTTTTTGACAATGCTTTCCATATGACCATGCAAAAACATACTTATTTGTATCCAATTCCTCAAAAATATTACACAGAACATAAAGTTCGTAAATATGGGGCACATGGTACTAGCCACAAGTATGTTGCACAAGAAGCAGCTAAAATGCTTGGTCGTCCACTAGAAGAATTAAAATTAATTACAGCTCACATCGGAAATGGTGTTTCTATTACAGCTAACTACCATGGTCAATCAGTTGATACGTCAATGGGATTCACTCCGTTGGCAGGTCCTATGATGGGTACTCGTTCTGGTGATATTGACCCAGCTATTATTCCATACATTATTGAACGTGACCCTGAATTAAAAGATGCGGCTGATGCTATTAACATGCTCAATAAAAAATCTGGACTTGGTGGTGTATCAGGCATCTCTAGCGATATGCGTGATATTGAAGCAGGTTTGCAAGAAAAAAATCCTGATGCCGTTCTTGCCTACAACATTTTCATTGATCGTATCAAAAAATTCATCGGTCAATATTTTGCAGTCCTAAATGGTGCGGATGCTTTAGTTTTCACAGCAGGAATGGGTGAAAATGCACCATTAATGCGTCAAGATGTTATTAAGGGTATGTCTTGGTTTGGCATGGAAATTGATCCAGAGAAAAATGTTTTTGGTTATCGTGGTGATATTTCAACTCCAAATTCGAAAGTAAAAGTATTGGTTATCTCAACTGATGAAGAGCTTTGCATCGCGCGTGACGTTGAACGTTTGAAAAAATAA
- the comGF gene encoding competence type IV pilus minor pilin ComGF: protein MIKKYSKLVACPTKAFTLLEALVALLVISGSLLLYQGLTKSIFSQMTYLRENNQDRWLLFSHQLRAEFMGSRFRKVEKNKIYVTKDGKDVAYGLSKRDDFRKTSANGHGYHPMLLHLSQATIEEKERTVTIHFVWKDGLERTWLYDFKENR, encoded by the coding sequence ATGATCAAGAAATACTCAAAATTAGTCGCTTGTCCAACTAAAGCCTTTACACTTTTGGAAGCTCTAGTAGCCTTACTGGTAATATCAGGCTCGCTGTTACTCTATCAGGGCTTGACCAAATCTATTTTTTCTCAGATGACTTATTTAAGAGAAAACAATCAGGATAGATGGTTACTCTTTTCTCATCAGTTGCGAGCGGAGTTTATGGGTTCTCGTTTTCGAAAAGTTGAAAAGAATAAAATTTATGTGACCAAGGATGGTAAGGATGTAGCATATGGGCTTTCAAAAAGGGACGACTTTCGCAAAACATCGGCAAATGGTCATGGCTATCATCCCATGTTATTACACTTAAGTCAGGCCACAATTGAAGAAAAAGAAAGAACTGTCACCATTCATTTTGTTTGGAAGGATGGTCTGGAGAGGACATGGCTATATGATTTTAAAGAAAACCGTTAA